A single Gambusia affinis linkage group LG20, SWU_Gaff_1.0, whole genome shotgun sequence DNA region contains:
- the lipf gene encoding gastric triacylglycerol lipase isoform X1 has translation MNMAMYCKILGDNLFASARALKMGRGWVFQHNDPNHTAKKTKEWLHKKHINVMELTNQSSDLNPIEILWRELKLCMSLDPEKLDVKIQPSLHKTEIIQRWGYPSEEHEVLTEDGYILTVNRIPHGLKHTAGPRSAVFLQHGLLAAGSNWITNPPNSSLGYVLADAGYDVWIGNSRGNTWSRKHQTLSPDREDFWRFSYDEMALKDLPAVINHILKATGQEQIFYIGHSQGTTIAFIAFSTLPELASKIRLFFGLAPVATVAFTDSPMTKLSVLPDFLIWDLFGRRDFLPQSQYIKWLAEHVCAKTLLSELCGNLFFILCGFDEKNLNMTRTPVYTTHCPAGTSVQNMMHWAQAVHGGKLMAFDFGPEGNMRHYNQSTPPEFHVQDMKVPTALFSGGHDTLADPKDVAALLTQVSNLVYHQHIEHWEHLDFIWGLDAPQIMFPSILKLLQEHR, from the exons ATGAACATGGCCATGTATTGCAAAATCCTGGGTGACAACCTTTTTGCCTCCGCCAGGGCACTGAAAATGGGTCGTGGATGGGTCTTCCAACACAACGACCCAAACCATACAGCCAAGAAAACAAAGGAGTGGCTCCATAAGAAGCATATCAATGTCATGGAATTGACTAACCAGTCTTCTGACCTGAATCCCATAGAAATTCTATGGAGAGAGCTGAAGCTTTGT ATGAGCTTGGACCCAGAGAAACTGGATGTTAAAATACAGCCTTCACTTCATAAG ACAGAGATCATTCAAAGGTGGGGTTACCCTTCAGAGGAGCATGAGGTTTTGACAGAGGACGGCTACATTCTGACTGTCAATAGGATCCCCCATGGACTCAAACACACAGCAG GTCCAAGGTCAGCAGTCTTCCTTCAGCATGGACTTCTGGCTGCCGGCAGCAATTGGATCACCAACCCTCCCAACTCCAGTCTGGGTTACGTACTGGCAGATGCCGGCTATGATGTGTGGATTGGGAACAGCCGAGGGAACACCTGGTCCAGGAAACATCAAACTCTGAGCCCAGATCGTGAGGACTTCTGGAGGTTCAG CTATGACGAAATGGCTCTGAAAGATCTTCCAGCAGTTATCAACCACATTCTGAAGGCTACTGGCCAGGAACAAATCTTCTACATTGGACACTCCCAGGGAACGACCATTG CATTCATAGCATTCTCCACTCTGCCAGAACTTGCCAGTAAGATTCGCCTGTTCTTTGGACTGGCTCCAGTCGCGACTGTGGCATTTACCGACAGCCCTATGACCAAACTATCTGTCCTACCAGATTTTCTGATCTGG GACTTGTTTGGGAGGCGGGACTTCCTGCCACAGAGCCAGTACATCAAATGGTTGGCTGAACACGTGTGTGCAAAGACATTGCTGAGCGAGCTGTGTGGAAATCTCTTCTTCATCCTCTGCGGTTTTGACGAGAAAAACCTTAACATG ACTCGGACTCCAGTCTACACAACTCACTGTCCTGCTGGGACCTCTGTCCAGAACATGATGCACTGGGCGCAG GCAGTCCATGGGGGGAAGCTGATGGCATTTGACTTTGGACCAGAAGGAAACATGAGGCATTACAACCAG TCAACTCCTCCTGAGTTTCATGTCCAGGACATGAAGGTTCCCACTGCCCTGTTTTCTGGAGGACATGATACTTTGGCAGACCCAAAAGATGTGGCTGCTCTTCTTACTCAG GTGTCCAACCTAGTCTACCATCAGCACATCGAACACTGGGAACATCTGGATTTCATCTGGGGGCTGGATGCACCTCAAATTATGTTTCCCTCCATTttgaagctgctgcaggaacaTCGCTAG
- the lipf gene encoding gastric triacylglycerol lipase isoform X2, which translates to MLYIWVCLLFLSTLIHRSCTIGGHCHSDDAHCRLDPEVNMNITEIIQRWGYPSEEHEVLTEDGYILTVNRIPHGLKHTAGPRSAVFLQHGLLAAGSNWITNPPNSSLGYVLADAGYDVWIGNSRGNTWSRKHQTLSPDREDFWRFSYDEMALKDLPAVINHILKATGQEQIFYIGHSQGTTIAFIAFSTLPELASKIRLFFGLAPVATVAFTDSPMTKLSVLPDFLIWDLFGRRDFLPQSQYIKWLAEHVCAKTLLSELCGNLFFILCGFDEKNLNMTRTPVYTTHCPAGTSVQNMMHWAQAVHGGKLMAFDFGPEGNMRHYNQSTPPEFHVQDMKVPTALFSGGHDTLADPKDVAALLTQVSNLVYHQHIEHWEHLDFIWGLDAPQIMFPSILKLLQEHR; encoded by the exons ATGCTGTACATTTGGGTGTGCCTGTTGTTTCTCTCCACTCTCATTCACCGAAGCTGCACCATTGGTGGCCACTGCCACTCAGATGATGCACACTGTAGGCTGGACCCTGAAGTGAATATGAACATT ACAGAGATCATTCAAAGGTGGGGTTACCCTTCAGAGGAGCATGAGGTTTTGACAGAGGACGGCTACATTCTGACTGTCAATAGGATCCCCCATGGACTCAAACACACAGCAG GTCCAAGGTCAGCAGTCTTCCTTCAGCATGGACTTCTGGCTGCCGGCAGCAATTGGATCACCAACCCTCCCAACTCCAGTCTGGGTTACGTACTGGCAGATGCCGGCTATGATGTGTGGATTGGGAACAGCCGAGGGAACACCTGGTCCAGGAAACATCAAACTCTGAGCCCAGATCGTGAGGACTTCTGGAGGTTCAG CTATGACGAAATGGCTCTGAAAGATCTTCCAGCAGTTATCAACCACATTCTGAAGGCTACTGGCCAGGAACAAATCTTCTACATTGGACACTCCCAGGGAACGACCATTG CATTCATAGCATTCTCCACTCTGCCAGAACTTGCCAGTAAGATTCGCCTGTTCTTTGGACTGGCTCCAGTCGCGACTGTGGCATTTACCGACAGCCCTATGACCAAACTATCTGTCCTACCAGATTTTCTGATCTGG GACTTGTTTGGGAGGCGGGACTTCCTGCCACAGAGCCAGTACATCAAATGGTTGGCTGAACACGTGTGTGCAAAGACATTGCTGAGCGAGCTGTGTGGAAATCTCTTCTTCATCCTCTGCGGTTTTGACGAGAAAAACCTTAACATG ACTCGGACTCCAGTCTACACAACTCACTGTCCTGCTGGGACCTCTGTCCAGAACATGATGCACTGGGCGCAG GCAGTCCATGGGGGGAAGCTGATGGCATTTGACTTTGGACCAGAAGGAAACATGAGGCATTACAACCAG TCAACTCCTCCTGAGTTTCATGTCCAGGACATGAAGGTTCCCACTGCCCTGTTTTCTGGAGGACATGATACTTTGGCAGACCCAAAAGATGTGGCTGCTCTTCTTACTCAG GTGTCCAACCTAGTCTACCATCAGCACATCGAACACTGGGAACATCTGGATTTCATCTGGGGGCTGGATGCACCTCAAATTATGTTTCCCTCCATTttgaagctgctgcaggaacaTCGCTAG
- the lipf gene encoding gastric triacylglycerol lipase isoform X3, whose translation MDSNTQQPVGPRSAVFLQHGLLAAGSNWITNPPNSSLGYVLADAGYDVWIGNSRGNTWSRKHQTLSPDREDFWRFSYDEMALKDLPAVINHILKATGQEQIFYIGHSQGTTIAFIAFSTLPELASKIRLFFGLAPVATVAFTDSPMTKLSVLPDFLIWDLFGRRDFLPQSQYIKWLAEHVCAKTLLSELCGNLFFILCGFDEKNLNMTRTPVYTTHCPAGTSVQNMMHWAQAVHGGKLMAFDFGPEGNMRHYNQSTPPEFHVQDMKVPTALFSGGHDTLADPKDVAALLTQVSNLVYHQHIEHWEHLDFIWGLDAPQIMFPSILKLLQEHR comes from the exons ATGGACTCAAACACACAGCAG ccTGTAGGTCCAAGGTCAGCAGTCTTCCTTCAGCATGGACTTCTGGCTGCCGGCAGCAATTGGATCACCAACCCTCCCAACTCCAGTCTGGGTTACGTACTGGCAGATGCCGGCTATGATGTGTGGATTGGGAACAGCCGAGGGAACACCTGGTCCAGGAAACATCAAACTCTGAGCCCAGATCGTGAGGACTTCTGGAGGTTCAG CTATGACGAAATGGCTCTGAAAGATCTTCCAGCAGTTATCAACCACATTCTGAAGGCTACTGGCCAGGAACAAATCTTCTACATTGGACACTCCCAGGGAACGACCATTG CATTCATAGCATTCTCCACTCTGCCAGAACTTGCCAGTAAGATTCGCCTGTTCTTTGGACTGGCTCCAGTCGCGACTGTGGCATTTACCGACAGCCCTATGACCAAACTATCTGTCCTACCAGATTTTCTGATCTGG GACTTGTTTGGGAGGCGGGACTTCCTGCCACAGAGCCAGTACATCAAATGGTTGGCTGAACACGTGTGTGCAAAGACATTGCTGAGCGAGCTGTGTGGAAATCTCTTCTTCATCCTCTGCGGTTTTGACGAGAAAAACCTTAACATG ACTCGGACTCCAGTCTACACAACTCACTGTCCTGCTGGGACCTCTGTCCAGAACATGATGCACTGGGCGCAG GCAGTCCATGGGGGGAAGCTGATGGCATTTGACTTTGGACCAGAAGGAAACATGAGGCATTACAACCAG TCAACTCCTCCTGAGTTTCATGTCCAGGACATGAAGGTTCCCACTGCCCTGTTTTCTGGAGGACATGATACTTTGGCAGACCCAAAAGATGTGGCTGCTCTTCTTACTCAG GTGTCCAACCTAGTCTACCATCAGCACATCGAACACTGGGAACATCTGGATTTCATCTGGGGGCTGGATGCACCTCAAATTATGTTTCCCTCCATTttgaagctgctgcaggaacaTCGCTAG